The Neomonachus schauinslandi chromosome 11, ASM220157v2, whole genome shotgun sequence genomic sequence gaaagtttcatttttctgattagCCTTTTATCAGAGGGCTGGATAGGTTGAGTTGTGTGGCTTAACTTCATATTTCCAGCATGACTTTTCTATCTGttctatattagtttcctattgttcttgtaacaaatcaccacaaatttaatggcttaaagcagcaaaatttattatcttacatatCTGGTGGTCAGAAAGGCAAAATGGATCTTAGGAGAGGAAAAGCAAAGTGTCAGCATCAGTTTCTTCCGGAGTTTGGTTGGGAGACAGTTCCTTCTGGAGTCTGGAGGAAAGAATCCATTTTCTGCCCTTTCTAGCTTGGAAAAGCTGCCTTTATGACTTATGCTGTGGTCCGGCATTCCTTTGTGTGCTTTTCCCACACAACCTTCTCCTCTTCTGTACTCAAATCTCTCTCCATGTCCCTCTCACATGGACACTTGTGATTACACTCAGAACCCACTTGGGTTAAGTCAGCATATTCATCCCATctcaaaattcttatttaatcacatcagcaaagtcccttttaccacATAATTTAACTTTCAAAGCTTCTAGGTAGTAGGACCTAGATAGCATTGGGGGTCATCATCCATCCTACCAAGAAGGAGTGTCAGGTTTATGTTTCTCTATAAGCAAAGTCACCGCATACTTCCAGAACTCACAGGTTCTCAGTCCGAGACTGACTAGCATTTGTATATTCTAGGTCTGGATCATGGGAGAGAACTTTAGTTTGAACCCTGTGCCTATCAAAAATTCTATCAATTATGACTTAGAGGTCAGGTCACGTAGAAACATTGATATTCAGGGCCCATTCATTTAGGGGATCTGGGGAATAAAGCACCATAGATACAAGAGAATTTGATCACTGCCATGGGAGTCACTGTTGTATTTTCCACTCACTTTTCTgagtagaaattttattttaagtggttGGATTCTGGCCATACTCTACTATGCTGTATTGGGTATGTGAGTAAGGTGAAAGGGAATGGTAGGATTCATCTCTAGACCACAAAAAGCTGCATCCTGATGTGATGGAGACAGGCACATCAATCAGAAATTCTGGACTATCTAGGGGAGTGGGTAAATACGTCTATGACGTAGTCTGCcagaagatggagaaaaaaagagtttccaTCTTATCTCTATCTTCCAGATAACAGGCAAGTGCATCTATTTTATACCTGAATCTTAACTTGCAACTTAGactgaaatatttctattttagctTCCTAGACTATGGATAAGAGAGGGTGGGCATGGAGACTTAGCAAGTCATGCTTCTATCCTCCACAGAAGGGCAGAACtagaggaaagaacagaaaagctAGGATTTTCTGTTGGCATTTGCAACAGGGGCTGATGTTACAGGtgacacaaaagagaaaaaacactaAGATTACCAAAGAATTTTGAGTTTTAGAGGaacaataaatcttttttcctttgctctaaaGGTTTATTTACCCATTATTTTGTGATGCAGAGAATGGGGTTAACTTACCAGTTAGGAAGATGGGATGGATGTATCCTCCTAAGCATTCAGGATGGTAAATACCAAattctttgtatgtatataacagAGGCTTGAGATagcttcaaattaaaaaaaaaaaatcagaatttactTAAACTCTTATATGTGTTCTGCACATCCACATGATCTCtaaaacttttttaatttaaaagaatattcattatACTTTAACGAAACAGCCCCAAATACTCTAAATTATTGgcatattttcttgaaaaaaatgtttctagaaaacatttttctaatgttCCGTGGATTCAATCTGATGATCTTGAAGTGACAACTCTTGTTTGTTATGGTCTTCGTTATGGTTCTTGTTTTCCCCTTCatttaagaatttataaaagCTCTCATTTTTAAGTTTAACGTCACAAAGAACTGAACACATAGAATAGCCATATTCAATAAGGGCTTGGGTTTTACCTCCATGGTTGTAAAAATGCCCAACAGTATGAATAGCAACCAATTCACCAGATGTATTAAACACTGGGGAGCCAGAGGACCCACTGGAAAAGCTGGTATCATAGCTAAGGGTGTCAGTGCTCCAAACTTCTGGTAGGAAACTTCTTTGGGTGAACATGGAGAAAACATTATAAGGGGCAGCATGGGGTTCTACCATCCCATCTTGGTGTTGTTCTAGGTACCTCTCTAACCGCCGGTTTAGAGGAATCACAGCACAGCCATCTATCTTCTTGACCTGGCCTTCTGGGTGACCAATTAAATAAACCAAGTCACTAGGTGTTTGAGAGGAAATTCATTCAAACAGGCCTGGAGGGAATccatttccattatttcttaGCTTTAGAATGGCATAATCTAGAGGTCCATCAGACACTCCAAACCATGGCTCAATGTCATACCAATCAACATTGATAGGGCAGAACCTTTTATAAGTGAAAGTTACCTTTGCACATTTGCTTATTATATCTGGCCACAAACTTGGATCTGTGCCTTCTCCCACCATAAGATGTATTACATGTCGACAGGTGAAAATATAACCATGATTGAAGACAAAGCAAGTAGCATTCCCTCCATTTCCATTACTGTCCCATGCCATGAACCCAACTGACTTACTAAGATGAATAAGATCTTCACAGGTTGCAACTGAAGTAGAATTTTCAGTCACTTTCCCAAAGTActttttatatatgttgaattGTTGAAAGGTTGTCAGTTTGGTTCTCTTCCGTTCATCCTGAAAATACTTTCTCATCCAAAGTGCCTCCTTATTAAAATTTGGATATTGATCCATTATATGTTTGTCCAGCATTTGGCAATTCTTTAGCCAGAGGTTAGCTGCCTTCCTCGGGATAGCTTGAATAACATGCAGCATACCCACAGGGGGCCTTTGCCTATGTCTTGAGTTGTTCCTCCAGTATTTTCTGTTAAAACTATTATAATAATCCCTTATTCTGGAAATTGTGCGTCGTTTTTTACCTTTAATACCATGCCCTAGACTCTGAGGTGGGACGATTTTTTCTCTGTTGGACTCTAcaacttcagtttccccatccgcCTCTGGTTCGTATTCTTTGATCTCAGACTGTATCTGATCCTGGGGACCGATTTCATCAATGGCATTTTCATTCTGATTAACTTTTTTAGGAGCACCTCTCCTGacatgtttcttaaaaatgtcCATTTCTAAGGTTTTTCCACATACTTCATCCACCAGGGACTGCTTTTCATGAATTTTCTGATGATCTTCCATTACTTTCCATTCAAATTTGTCAAGGTCGGACCGAAATCAGCCATCCTTGCTTAGAGCTTCTTGGATAGTCTCACCCTTTAACACATAGATACAAAGTGTACTTCCTCTTTCATGAAGTTCCTTGATCTTGACAATcttctttatattctttccaaCAGCAACAACGTGAAAAAGAATGCATTCCATGTTTGGATCTTCACATTGGCGAAACATCTGATCATCTTCCTGGTTACCCTTTCTTTGaccaaatgttattttaaaatgggaatcTTTAGGTAGGCACTTGAGAGGCATTCCTAAATTTACATATCCGCCTATAGTTTTCTCTTCATAAACAAGGATGTTCTTATTAAAATGATTCTCCATCCTTTCTCTGAAATTGGCCTTAGCTCTCAGGGCTGAGTAGATATTCTCAGTGAGTTTACCATGGGTTGTAAACACACTACGGTCTAATTTCCTGGAGCTTTCACTCAAGGTAAaagtaaaagaacattttttactgGTGCTCAAGTCTTGGTTCTGAATTTCCACAGAGGCTTCCTGCTTGACTTCACTTTTAAGCTTAATGGGACTGCTACGCTCTTTCCTGTCAGACAGAGAATGAGCAGCAGGTGTGCCAGGACATGTCTGCCTCATGACAGCatccttaaaaaaggaaagattaaaaacTTAGTAAGAACCACCTTTAATAATAACGTTTCctgtttttctaattataaaactGATAGATACTGTGAAGAAAAATTGGATAATAACATGGATAATgaataatggagaaaaaatacCAGTCAAGTTATTCTATCACCAGAGATAACCATTCTAcgtgttgttttatttgtttctatgatTTCACATGCACATACAAATCACTAAGCAATCTGCCATTGACTGACATGTCATGAAACACATTTAATGACATACATGCCATTCAACAACCTCTGAAAACACAATTCGAGGGGCCACAGGATATTTCACTGTACAATAATTTCTAATCCATTCTTCTTTTGCTGGATACTTAgattctttccaagtttttactACTCTAAATACGACAAACATTTCTACACACAAAACATTTTGTCTCAACATCTGAATATTTCCCTAGGCTAGATTCCCTGCTGTAGAAAAACTGAGACTAAGGTTATAATGTACTTCACAACATCTATGCTGCCCAGCTCCTTGCCAGAGAAATTGTACCAGTTCATCCTGCTTCTTCGCCCCTTGCTGCCCAAAGAGAGCAACCAAATGGTTGACTCCTCCAAAGGATTTCagtactattattttaaatgtctaccAACTGATAGATGAGATGCCATTTAATTTGACTGTTTCTAAAATCTGCATTACTTACTAGTAAAGCTGGAGCTACTGAATGCACCTCTTGGACAGCTGAAACATCACCTTGCAAAAATTCCCATTAAGTATCTGTTTAGTTCTATACAGTACATGTTTCAACAGCAGTAAGGAAATACATAATATACTAAAATGATTGATAAATCCCAGGATCGGAAAGATATACAAGTAAATACACATGggcatatacacataaatatacatattcaaaaacatatacacatagaACCAGTTGGCAATAGCCTGGGAAAAAGTATTGATAATCCGATGGCAACAGGAATCAAAACCAAGGACATAAGTGAAAAACATGACACCACAGGATTCATTAGAACTTGGATGGGAATTCTTGTGGAGTCTCAAGTCTTGGACCTATTCTATATGAacagaagaataaagctggagagAGTAAActcaggagggacagaggggctTGGTTTATTTAGGAGGCCAGCGCAATTGAATGAGTTGTCTGGTTTCAGGCACAGTGAGTTTCTTCCTCTCATggtgctttccttttcctttgcatttattcatttccaGGTTTTTTCTACAAAAAAACAGTGGTTCCATCCTGCTGTGAATATCCTTGAATGTTTCCTGGTGTACACGTGCAAAAATGTCACTCAGGGGTAGGAGTGGGACTGCTCCAATTTAGGATCTCTGAATACTTCCCTTTATTAAATACTGCCATATTATTTACAGAATGGTTGTACCACCTTGTACTTCCACTGTGGGACATCTACATCCTCATCCAAAGTCAGTACTGCCCAACTGTCGACATTTGCCAATCTTGTGGGTGTGAAATGGCATCTTAATTAGTTTACTTACTAATGGGAGTTGAACGCCTTTTCATGCTTCTGCCTGTTCATGTCTCTTGCCCGTTTTTCTATTGGACTATATTCCTTTTGATCACTGAAAATCCTTTCTATATTCAGACACACGTTGCTTATTTATTATATGTCTTAAACATATTCTTGGAGTATCtggcttgctttttcattctcATCAGGCATCATTCCAGATAAGAAATCCTTAGTTTTCTGTTGTCACGTTTATTAATCATTCTATGTCATAAGATTAACTTTCAtagaattattctattttttttctaaaaagtgtAAAGGCttgcttttcctattttatttttattgaaataaagccTACTGTAATCTTCTGCCACATTCTTGAATTTTTCCACACCATCAAGTCTAACTATACTGCTCCCAGATATGTTTTCTTGTGCATATGACTTGACTCCCACTATTTCCTCATGCTGGATACACTTCCCTGGTGAAATTCTATTCATCCTGTAAGATCTTTCTCAGGTGATACTGCCTAAATTTTGAGTGCAAATGAAGCATTTTCCCCTCTGCACTCCAAAACACTTGTTTATATCTTGAGTCAGTATtatcattttgcatattttgtgTTGGTCAAAAACTGACTCTGAAGTCTGACTGCTTGGATTCAAATCCTCACCCTCAAGTTCATCATTTTTGCAACTTTAAGAAAAGtgggtttcagtttcttcaattttaaaacaaGGATGATAACAATATCTATTGTTTTATTAAATGTTGAATGAGATAATCCACAGGACATTGCAAGAGTAACTTCAGGTACACACTAATTTCTCAGTAAGCAGTAACTGCTTAATTGTTTTGGCCTGTCTGTCCTTCTGATATCAAGCATCTACAGTGTTTGTTAGTGATCTTGTTGTCTAACAAGGCACTTTGCACTGCTAATTCATACACTATCATTTAGTTTTGACAGGCACTTATAGATGTGATCTCCCAAATATAAAATTTCCACAACACAGAGGAAGGGTTTATAACCGCCATTCTTTATGAGCTTATCCCCTTCCAGGATCCTAATACCGTACTATGGTTAGAGTATGCTGCTCTAGCCAAGAGTTGTTAAAAAGCAGACATACCTGTGACTCTTCAGGTCTGGTACCCCGGCCATTTTCTGTAGCAGTGAATGACTTGTTCTCTTCAGGTTTCATGGAGTTCATGATGACTTCTAAGAAACTATGACTCGCTTCTGCTAGTGGCCAAGTCAGAGAAACAAGGTTGGATTTACCCTCCCACTTGCAATgactaaaaacaaaggaaagacaaGGTACATGAAACAACTTTCAAACACTGGGCCCCAGGCAGTGCAGAACAGTGATCTCCTACCTCTCAGAGACAGAAATCAAATGAGGTAATCCCCATGAACCTCTAGCTTTCTGCCTGGGGAGTGTTTCCAGACCATATCTCAGGGAAGGGAAACAGCAGAGCCTGGCAGTTTCCTTAGGTTGAGAAGACaagctcagggtcatgggagGCCGAAGTGGCTGGAGTTTGTAGGGCAGACTACTAGAGAGAAGAGAGCTACAGCTACACACAGGATCGGAGATCTGCAGTGGGTATCCCCTGAAATCTCAGCCGAGTATCGGTCAGTCCATGCATGTGAGGAAGCTACTGGAAGCCAGGGGAAGAACCACTTAAAGGAAAAAGTGGAACAGTTCTGAGGCTCACTCAGGCCTGAGAATAGTTTCTGCTCCCAAAAGCCAAACTAGAAAACTTCACCATGCATGAGGTATCAGGTCGAGTATTCAGGAAGGTATTGTCTCCATAGTGGGATAAAAGTAGCCCCAGACTGAAGGCTGCCCTGGTCCCACCTGAGGAAGTTGAATGGCAACATTTGCCGGATCAAACTGTTTGCAAGTCACATGACTGGGCACTACAGCAAAGCTTAAGAAGATCAATGAGAATTGAAACATTTCTGGCACCCCAAAATGTGGAATTAACAAAGCTGGATGTCCAATACAAAATCACCAGGcatgaacagcaaaggaaaatagGACCTCtaatgaagaaagaaactgaggaacagaaacAGATCCAGAAGGGACACCATTCACAGAACTAGTAGCAAAGAACACTGAAATAGTTATTACCTTGAAACTCTGGCCAAATGTAACAGGGACCAGATTTAGCCTccacactgaaaacaaaacaagacaaaatgggcaaaagataggTAACAATGATTTACAAGGAACTGGCTGGCCATCATGCAATTAAGGACAGTACAAATAGGGCACCCCCTGTGATTACTGCA encodes the following:
- the FAM111B gene encoding LOW QUALITY PROTEIN: serine protease FAM111B (The sequence of the model RefSeq protein was modified relative to this genomic sequence to represent the inferred CDS: substituted 2 bases at 2 genomic stop codons), which produces MNSMKPEENKSFTATENGRGTRPEESQDAVMRQTCPGTPAAHSLSDRKERSSPIKLKSEVKQEASVEIQNQDLSTSKKCSFTFTLSESSRKLDRSVFTTHGKLTENIYSALRAKANFRERMENHFNKNILVYEEKTIGGYVNLGMPLKCLPKDSHFKITFGQRKGNQEDDQMFRQCEDPNMECILFHVVAVGKNIKKIVKIKELHERGSTLCIYVLKGETIQEALSKDGXFRSDLDKFEWKVMEDHQKIHEKQSLVDEVCGKTLEMDIFKKHVRRGAPKKVNQNENAIDEIGPQDQIQSEIKEYEPEADGETEVVESNREKIVPPQSLGHGIKGKKRRTISRIRDYYNSFNRKYWRNNSRHRQRPPVGMLHVIQAIPRKAANLWLKNCQMLDKHIMDQYPNFNKEALWMRKYFQDERKRTKLTTFQQFNIYKKYFGKVTENSTSVATCEDLIHLSKSVGFMAWDSNGNGGNATCFVFNHGYIFTCRHVIHLMVGEGTDPSLWPDIISKCAKVTFTYKRFCPINVDWYDIEPWFGVSDGPLDYAILKLRNNGNGFPPGLFEXISSQTPSDLVYLIGHPEGQVKKIDGCAVIPLNRRLERYLEQHQDGMVEPHAAPYNVFSMFTQRSFLPEVWSTDTLSYDTSFSSGSSGSPVFNTSGELVAIHTVGHFYNHGGKTQALIEYGYSMCSVLCDVKLKNESFYKFLNEGENKNHNEDHNKQELSLQDHQIESTEH